In Chiroxiphia lanceolata isolate bChiLan1 chromosome 9, bChiLan1.pri, whole genome shotgun sequence, one DNA window encodes the following:
- the RNF2 gene encoding E3 ubiquitin-protein ligase RING2 isoform X1: MCICHVAMSQAVQTNGTQPLSKTWELSLYELQRTPQEAITDGLEIVVSPRSLHSELMCPICLDMLKNTMTTKECLHRFCADCIITALRSGNKECPTCRKKLVSKRSLRPDPNFDALISKIYPSRDEYEAHQERVLARISKHNNQQALSHSIEEGLKIQAMNRLQRGKKQQIENGSGAEDNGDSSHCSNASTHSNQEAGPSTKRTKTSDDSGLELDNNNTTVAIDPVMDGASEIELVFKPHPKLMENDDSAQTRYIKTSGNATVDHLSKYLAVRLALEELRSKGESNQMNLDTASEKQYTIYIATANEQYTVLNGSFSLELVSEKYWKVNKPMELYYAPTKEHK, encoded by the exons ccaTGTCTCAGGCCGTGCAGACCAACGGGACGCAGCCCCTGAGCAAGACCTGGGAGCTGAGTCTGTATGAACTGCAAAGAACACCTCAG GAAGCCATCACGGATGGGCTGGAGATCGTGGTGTCCCCCCGGAGCCTGCACAGCGAGCTGATGTGCCCCATCTGCCTGGACATGCTGAAGAACACCATGACCACCAAGGAGTGTCTGCACCGGTTCTGCGCCGACTGCATCATCACGGCCCTGCGGAGCGG CAACAAAGAATGTCCCACGTGTCGCAAAAAGCTCGTTTCCAAGAGATCCCTGCGCCCAGACCCCAACTTTGATGCTCTCATCAGCAAGATTTACCCGAGCAGAGATGAATATGAGGCTCATCAGGAGAGGGTGCTGGCAAGAATCAGCAAACACAACAACCAGCAAGCCCTGAGCCACAGCATCGAGGAGGGATTAAAGATCCAGGCCATGAACAG GTTACAGAGGGGCAAGAAGCAGCAGATCGAGAACGGCAGCGGAGCAGAGGATAACGGAGacagctcccactgcagcaaCGCCTCCACACACAGCAACCAGGAGGCAGGGCCCAGCACCAAGAGGACCAAAACTTCGGATGATTCCGGGCTGGAACTGGACAATAACAACACCACTGTGGCCATAGACCCTGTGATGGATGGAGCCAGTGAGATCGAGCTGGTCTTCAAGCCTCACCCCAAGCTCATGGAGAACGACGACAGCGCGCAGACGAG GTACATCAAGACCTCGGGCAATGCCACAGTGGATCACTTATCCAAGTACCTGGCTGTGAGGTTGGCTCTGGAGGAGCTTCGGAGCAAAGGAGAATCCAACCAGATGAACCTGGACACGGCCAGTGAGAAGCAGTACACCATCTACATCGCCACTGCCAACGAGCAGTACACT gtgTTAAATGGGTCGTTTTCCCTGGAACTGGTCAGTGAGAAGTACTGGAAGGTGAACAAGCCCATGGAACTGTACTATGCGCCCACGAAGGAGCACAAATAG
- the TRMT1L gene encoding TRMT1-like protein has protein sequence MAAAEAAEAALQRRQEDEEEEEKEENGNHNHNHNHGGGGDAAALNGVVVSDKVKSNNLDVKIPESELETEEKGTEEEPTRESDGNILDVSSDFPRDKHISIQRHLADLEKLADLREDKKKPCPLCPEEKFKACYSHKLHRHLQNLHWKVSVEFKGYRMCICHLPCRPVKPNLAGDQTLSKMGAHYHCIICSATITRRTDMIGHINRHVNKGETESRFITVRAPTNEVIKESATDVQVLPNHSTPQKTDSYFNPKMKLNRQLIFCALAVLAEERKPIECLDAFGATGIMGLQWAKHLRSSVKVTINDCNENSVKIIKENCHLNKMKVKLNMKEGDSDGTVGDGEENTDTIEVTKMDANVIMHLRSFDFIHLDPFGTSVNYLDSAFRNVRNLGIVSLTSTDISSLYAKAQHVALRHYGCNIVRTEYYKELAARIVIAAVTRAAARCNKGIEVLLAVALEHFVLVVVRVLRGPSTADDSAKKIRYLIHCQWCEERIFQKEGNMIEENPYQQLPCDCHGSMPGRTAVVLGPLWSGSLFNTGFLRRMLLEAVQYGLDEAQPLLKTLVCEAECTTLKHFSTHGPGDENKQEECGVYIKTSNTSAESYVVPGKRKGEEVMRGAKRQRAEHSAEHPAFYYNVHRHSIRGMNMPKLNKFLNYLSEAGYRVSRTHFDPMGVRTNAPLAQFKTVLMKYSTPTYTGGQAEGPVHLPGDVQVEEEVPAAADTKEEDAEFPEEDKSGVAEAVSTPSYPTDCAAD, from the exons ATGGCAGCGGCTGAGGCGGCCGAGGCCGCGCTGCAGCGGCGGcaggaggacgaggaggaggaggagaaggaggagaacgGGAACCATAACCATAACCATAACCATGGAGGCGGCGGCGACGCGGCGGCGCTCA atgGTGTGGTTGTCTCTGACAAAGTGAAAAGCAACAACCTGGATGTGAAAATTCCCGAGTCAGAATTGGAAACCGAAGAAAAAGGAACGGAGGAAGAACCTACAAGGGAATCAGATGGCAACATTTTGGATGTATCCTCTGATTTTCCACGAG aCAAACATATTTCAATTCAAAGACACCTGGCTGatctggagaaactggctgaCCTGAGAGAAG acaaaaagaaaCCTTGTCCATTGTGTCCTGAGGAGAAATTCAAAGCTTGTTATAGTCATAAACTCCATCGTCACCTTCAGAACTTGCACTGGAAAGTTTCTGTTGAGTTCAAAG GGTACAGGATGTGCATCTGTCACTTACCTTGTCGTCCAGTCAAACCAAACCTCGCTGGAGACCAG ACCTTGTCAAAGATGGGAGCCCATTACCACTGTATCATCTGCTCAGCAACTATCACCCGAAGGACTGACATGATAGGTCACATTAACAGGCATGTGAACAAGGGAGAGACTGAGTCAAGGTTTATTACAG TTCGTGCTCCCACAAACGAAGTGATCAAAGAGTCAGCCACGGATGTGCAGGTTCTTCCCAACCACTCCACACCCCAGAAAACAGATTCCTATTTTAATCCCAAAATGAAACTCAACAG gcaGTTGATCTTCTGTGCACTGGCCGTGCTGGCTGAGGAGCGTAAACCCATTGAGTGTTTGGATGCTTTTGGGGCCACTG gTATAATGGGACTGCAGTGGGCAAAGCACCTCAGGAGTTCTGTGAAAGTTACAATTAATGATTGTAACGAGAATTCCGTGAAAATCATCAAGGAAAACTgtcatttaaacaaaatgaagGTGAAGCTGAACATGAAGGAAGGAGACAGTGATGGAACTGtgggagatggagaagaaaacactgaCACCATTGAGGTGACCAAAATGGATGCCAATGTTATCATGCATTTGAGATCATTTGATTTCAT ccACTTGGACCCTTTTGGAACTTCAGTGAATTACCTGGATTCTGCCTTTAGGAATGTGAGAAACCTTGGGATTGTGTCCTTGACATCCACAGACATCAGCTCTCTGTATGCAAAGGCTCAGCACGTCGCCCTGCGCCACTATGGGTGCAACATTGTCAGGACAGAGTACTACAAGGAGCTGGCAGCCAGGATTGTCATTGCTGCTGTCACCAG agctgcagctcgCTGTAACAAAGGCATTGAGGTGTTGCTGGCAGTGGCTCTGGAGCACTTTGTCCTGGTGGTGGTCAGAGTTCTGAGGGGCCCATCCACTGCAGACGACTCCGCAAAGAAAATCCGGTACCTCATCCACTGCCAGTGGTGTGAAGAGAGGATTTTTCAAAAAGAGGGTAATATGATAGAAG AGAACCCTTACCAGCAGCTGCCCTGTGACTGCCATGGCAGCATGCCCGGGAGGACAGCCGTGGTCCTGGGGCCTCTCTG GTCAGGGAGCCTCTTTAACACTGGATTCCTCAGGAGAATGCTGTTGGAGGCTGTGCAGTATGGCTTGGATGAAGCCCAGCCACTCCTGAAGACATTAGTTTGTGAAGCAGAGTGCAcaactttaaaacatttctctaCCCATGGTCCTGGTGATGAGAACAAGCAAG AAGAGTGTGGTGTGTATATTAAAACCTCAAACACTTCTGCAGAGTCCTACGTGGTACCTG ggaagaggaagggtgAGGAGGTGATGCGCGGGGCCAAGCGCCAGCGAGCGGAGCACAGCGCCGAGCACCCCGCCTTCTACTACAACGTGCACCGGCACAGCATCCGCGGCATGAACATGCCAAA gttgaacaaGTTCCTGAACTACCTGTCCGAAGCTGGGTACAGGGTGAGCCGCACCCACTTCGACCCCATGGGGGTGCGCACCAACGCGCCCCTGGCGCAGTTCAAGACTGTCCTCATGAAGTACAGCACCCCCACGTACACGGGGGGGCAGGCAGAAGGGCCTGTCCACCTCCCTGGAGATGTCCAAGTGGAAGAAGAggttccagctgctgcagatacCAAGGAAGAAGATGCTGAGTTTCCAGAAGAAGATAAATCCGGAGTCGCTGAAGCCGTTTCCACACCATCCTACCCCACTGACTGTGCAGCTGATTAA
- the RNF2 gene encoding E3 ubiquitin-protein ligase RING2 isoform X2 yields MSQAVQTNGTQPLSKTWELSLYELQRTPQEAITDGLEIVVSPRSLHSELMCPICLDMLKNTMTTKECLHRFCADCIITALRSGNKECPTCRKKLVSKRSLRPDPNFDALISKIYPSRDEYEAHQERVLARISKHNNQQALSHSIEEGLKIQAMNRLQRGKKQQIENGSGAEDNGDSSHCSNASTHSNQEAGPSTKRTKTSDDSGLELDNNNTTVAIDPVMDGASEIELVFKPHPKLMENDDSAQTRYIKTSGNATVDHLSKYLAVRLALEELRSKGESNQMNLDTASEKQYTIYIATANEQYTVLNGSFSLELVSEKYWKVNKPMELYYAPTKEHK; encoded by the exons aTGTCTCAGGCCGTGCAGACCAACGGGACGCAGCCCCTGAGCAAGACCTGGGAGCTGAGTCTGTATGAACTGCAAAGAACACCTCAG GAAGCCATCACGGATGGGCTGGAGATCGTGGTGTCCCCCCGGAGCCTGCACAGCGAGCTGATGTGCCCCATCTGCCTGGACATGCTGAAGAACACCATGACCACCAAGGAGTGTCTGCACCGGTTCTGCGCCGACTGCATCATCACGGCCCTGCGGAGCGG CAACAAAGAATGTCCCACGTGTCGCAAAAAGCTCGTTTCCAAGAGATCCCTGCGCCCAGACCCCAACTTTGATGCTCTCATCAGCAAGATTTACCCGAGCAGAGATGAATATGAGGCTCATCAGGAGAGGGTGCTGGCAAGAATCAGCAAACACAACAACCAGCAAGCCCTGAGCCACAGCATCGAGGAGGGATTAAAGATCCAGGCCATGAACAG GTTACAGAGGGGCAAGAAGCAGCAGATCGAGAACGGCAGCGGAGCAGAGGATAACGGAGacagctcccactgcagcaaCGCCTCCACACACAGCAACCAGGAGGCAGGGCCCAGCACCAAGAGGACCAAAACTTCGGATGATTCCGGGCTGGAACTGGACAATAACAACACCACTGTGGCCATAGACCCTGTGATGGATGGAGCCAGTGAGATCGAGCTGGTCTTCAAGCCTCACCCCAAGCTCATGGAGAACGACGACAGCGCGCAGACGAG GTACATCAAGACCTCGGGCAATGCCACAGTGGATCACTTATCCAAGTACCTGGCTGTGAGGTTGGCTCTGGAGGAGCTTCGGAGCAAAGGAGAATCCAACCAGATGAACCTGGACACGGCCAGTGAGAAGCAGTACACCATCTACATCGCCACTGCCAACGAGCAGTACACT gtgTTAAATGGGTCGTTTTCCCTGGAACTGGTCAGTGAGAAGTACTGGAAGGTGAACAAGCCCATGGAACTGTACTATGCGCCCACGAAGGAGCACAAATAG